In the genome of Drosophila subpulchrella strain 33 F10 #4 breed RU33 chromosome 2L, RU_Dsub_v1.1 Primary Assembly, whole genome shotgun sequence, one region contains:
- the LOC119547388 gene encoding probable ATP-dependent RNA helicase DHX35, with translation MSTFKPKFLKPETDDAITDSVGGDQQSSAFVFNAHHNLGLVEQRERLPIRQYRDQILYCLEKHQVVILVGETGSGKSTQVPQYLYEYGWHSKGLIGITEPRRVSTVTLANRVAQERGELVGDTVGYVVRFLERITAETKIKFMTEGILLRELLADPLLTQYGVIIVDEAHERNMLTDMVLGLLKKILRKRSSLKLIISSATIDAGFFSEFFSWPGSGEVSVKLTIEGRMHAVSNFYLNEPCADYVKETVETIWKLHQKEPPGDILAFLTGQEEVLEALDLLREYIASSEQENLKVLPMYGSMSSTDQLAVFFTPPKGVRKVVLATNIAETSITIPGIVYVIDCGYVKVKWYNPNTSSDSLVVVPVSKASAIQRAGRAGRMRPGKVYRLYTKADFDALAPRQPPEMRRSEMSGAVLQLKALGIGNILRFDFPSPPPAQNLLSALEGLFALDAIDEQGNLTKPVGYLLAELPFSAMLSKMLYVSGQMGCSEEIITIIAMLQVQSIFSRPVSAAAQQSGRIAHRHFEVAEGDFITLLNVYTGFVEEGMTKEFCGQYYLIYRNLKRAHELREQLITLARKKYGIPIFSCKGDVETLCKCITAGFFTQVAYLHHSGVYRQISSGTELAIHPNSTLYTLPQAQYVVYGELLQTTKLFMNQITVIKREWLTELAPHYYQQTTVRD, from the exons ATGTCAACTTTTAAGCCGAAGTTCTTAAAACCAGAGACAGACGATGCAATTACAGATAGTGTGGGTGGTGACCAGCAATCCTCCGCCTTTGTATTCAATGCCCATCACAATCTTGGACTTGTGGAGCAG AGAGAACGCTTACCTATACGACAGTATCGGGATCAGATACTTTACTGCTTGGAAAAGCACCAGGTGGTGATTCTGGTGGGTGAAACAGGCAG TGGCAAGAGCACCCAGGTGCCACAGTATCTGTACGAATACGGCTGGCACTCCAAGGGACTCATAGGCATCACCGAACCGCGGAGGGTTTCCACC GTTACCCTGGCAAATCGCGTGGCGCAAGAACGCGGCGAACTAGTGGGCGATACAGTGGGCTATGTGGTGCGCTTCCTCGAAAGGATCACCGCGGAGACCAAGATCAAGTTCATGACCGAGGGCATCTTGCTGCGCGAGCTCCTCGCCGATCCGCTGCTCACTCAGTATGGTGTTATCATCGTGGATGAAGCCCACGAGCGGAATATGCTCACCGACATGGTTTTGGGTCTGCTCAAGAAGATCCTTCGCAAGCGTAGCAGCCTCAAGCTCATCATCTCATCGGCCACCATAGATGCGGGCTTCTTTAGTGAGTTCTTTAGCTGGCCAGGATCAGGAGAAGTTAGCGTTAAGCTAACCATCGAAGGACGCATGCATGCTGTGAGTAATTTCTACCTCAACGAACCCTGCGCGGATTATGTCAAGGAAACGGTGGAGACGATCTGGAAGCTGCATCAAAAGGAGCCTCCCGGCGATATTTTGGCCTTCCTAACTGGGCAGGAGGAAGTCCTGGAGGCACTGGATCTCCTGCGCGAGTACATAGCCAGTTCGGAGCAGGAGAACCTCAAGGTACTGCCCATGTATGGCAGCATGTCCAGTACAGATCAGTTGGCGGTGTTTTTTACCCCACCCAAAGGAGTTCGCAAAGTGGTGCTGGCCACGAATATTGCAGAGACTTCCATCACCATACCGGGCATAGTTTATGTCATAGATTGCGGGTACGTGAAGGTGAAGTGGTACAATCCCAACACCAGTAGCGACAGTCTGGTGGTTGTGCCAGTCAGCAAGGCCTCAGCGATCCAGAGAGCAGGACGAGCGGGTCGTATGCGTCCAGGAAAAGTATACCGTTTGTACACCAAAGCAGACTTTGATGCACTTGCTCCGCGACAGCCCCCGGAGATGCGACGCAGTGAAATGAGCGGAGCTGTACTGCAGTTGAAAGCTCTGGGTATCGGGAACATACTACGCTTCGACTTTCCCTCTCCACCGCCGGCACAAAATCTTCTATCTGCACTGGAAGGACTCTTCGCCTTGGACGCCATCGATGAGCAGGGCAATTTGACCAAGCCCGTGGGTTATTTGCTTGCCGAACTGCCCTTTAGCGCAATGCTTTCGAAGATGCTCTACGTTTCCGGCCAGATGGGCTGCTCCGAGGAGATCATAACCATCATTGCAATGCTGCAAGTGCAATCGATATTCTCGCGACCAGTTTCGGCTGCTGCCCAACAAAGTGGACGCATAGCCCATCGGCACTTCGAGGTGGCGGAAGGTGACTTCATTACGCTCTTGAACGTTTATACCGGCTTCGTGGAGGAGGGCATGACCAAGGAGTTCTGTGGCCAGTACTACCTCATCTACAGAAACCTTAAAAGGGCCCACGAACTGAGGGAGCAGCTCATCACATTGGCCAGGAAGAAATACGGCATTCCAATCTTCTCGTGCAAGGGAGATGTGGAAACCTTGTGCAAGTGCATCACCGCCGGGTTCTTCACTCAGGTTGCCTATCTGCATCATTCCGGAGTTTATCGACAGATTAGCAGCGGCACCGAGCTGGCCATACATCCCAACTCTACGCTTTATACACTTCCGCAAGCGCAGTACGTGGTCTACGGAGAATTGCTACAGACGACAAAGCTGTTCATGAACCAAATCACGGTGATCAAGAGGGAGTGGCTGACGGAACTGGCTCCTCATTACTATCAGCAAACCACAGTGCGGGATTAG
- the LOC119547389 gene encoding short-chain dehydrogenase/reductase family 16C member 6: MTVSPGLLHMEHPLKAFYQFFIDLIVFTIKSIFYILESIYYSLLPQRFRKLKDVSGQVVLITGGGGGVGRLIALNFARLQARIVIWDINQEAIKTAVDLLAKHGYDNCKGYVVDISDREQIYQRASQVTEEVGPVDILINNAGIVCCKPFWELHDRVIQNTYNINIISHYWTVKAFLPHMMRNNRGHIVTVGSVTGMLGTYGCSDYAATKYACIGFHESLLTDLKAHGFDQIQMSLICPYYINTGMFSGVRPRMMPMLEPQYVADRIENAVRCNEVWCVLPNSIRLLTPLKCLLPAKMCWELMSRVIRGPESMMLFQGRGRVAAG; this comes from the exons ATGACTGTTTCACCGGGTCTTCTGCACATGGAACACCCACTCAAGGCTTTCTATCAGTTCTTTATTGATCTGATAGTGTTTACCATTAAATCTATATTTTACATACTCGAATCAATATACTACAGCCTGCTGCCCCAACGTTTTAGAAAGTTAAAG GATGTCTCAGGCCAGGTGGTGCTCATCACAGGAGGTGGCGGAGGTGTTGGTCGCTTGATTGCCTTAAACTTCGCTCGACTTCAGGCCCGCATTGTCATCTGGGATATAAATCAAGAAG CCATCAAGACAGCAGTGGATTTGTTGGCCAAACATGGTTATGACAACTGCAAGGGCTATGTGGTTGATATCTCGGATCGGGAGCAAATCTACCAGCGGGCCAGTCAGGTCACGGAGGAAGTGGGTCCAGTGGATATACTGATCAACAATGCCGGAATTGTGTGCTGCAAACCCTTCTGGGAGCTGCACGATAGAGTCATCCAAAACACGTACAACATCAACATCATATCGCACTACTGGACCGTGAAAGCATTTCTGCCGCACATGATGCGTAATAATCGTGGCCACATTGTAACCGTGGGCTCGGTTACAGGAATGCTGGGCACCTACGGATGCAGCGACTATGCGGCCACCAAATACGCTTGCATTGGTTTCCACGAAAGTCTGCTCACGGATCTAAAAGCCCATGGCTTTGATCAAATCCAGATGAGTTTAATCTGCCCGTACTACATCAATACGGGTATGTTTTCAGGGGTTCGCCCCCGGATGATGCCCATGCTGGAGCCACAGTATGTTGCGGATCGTATCGAAAACGCCGTCAGGTGTAATGAAGTTTGGTGCGTCTTGCCCAACTCTATTCGTCTGCTTACTCCTCTTAAATG TCTTTTGCCCGCCAAAATGTGCTGGGAGCTGATGTCGCGGGTTATTCGTGGTCCCGAATCGATGATGTTATTCCAGGGTCGAGGACGCGTTGCCGCTGGTTAG